The Microcoleus sp. AS-A8 genome contains a region encoding:
- a CDS encoding GAF domain-containing protein: MMKNLVNQISLKRLVDKKEVTAIINDISDVMKMPLCIQDAEGRVVLGHVSNDSLNTYPIKLGEQVIGWIIGLENTAIVASLITYLANQEFEKKTLARETLDRYKEINLLYNISGKLSICLDFNAVAKLVIDEATKLIQADSASAMLLDEKTGNLEIIAALGKAHDPQLILRPGVGIAGSVFQTGRAEILNDVESDPRFVLSANPIRSLICAPLKTQNVVMGVLNISSGEPINYTAQDLKLAIALASQGASAIENALLHADKLRQERIKSNLERYLSTQLVEAILEAKEDISLAPAKRDITLLFSDIRDFTTKCEELAPEAIVEYLNEYFTHMVEVIFSRGGTVNKFVGDMIVAMFGAPSRLVDSEKRAIETAIEMQKRIKTISVPWIRKNFITGIGIGGGEVVVGNVGSPQHMDYTAIGDKVNIASRLQSIAKGEQILVSRKIYEATQNLFEFKEVGLVQVKGKKKPIEVFEVIY; encoded by the coding sequence ATGATGAAGAATCTAGTGAATCAAATAAGTCTTAAACGGCTTGTTGATAAAAAAGAAGTAACAGCTATTATCAATGACATCAGCGATGTCATGAAAATGCCACTATGCATTCAGGATGCAGAGGGCAGAGTTGTACTGGGTCATGTCTCTAATGATTCACTGAACACCTATCCGATAAAGCTTGGAGAACAGGTGATTGGGTGGATCATCGGATTAGAAAATACTGCCATCGTCGCATCTCTTATCACTTATTTAGCCAATCAAGAATTTGAAAAAAAAACTTTGGCTCGTGAAACCCTGGATCGATATAAAGAAATAAATCTTCTTTATAATATTTCGGGGAAATTATCGATTTGTTTGGACTTTAATGCGGTCGCAAAATTAGTCATTGATGAAGCGACGAAACTAATCCAAGCCGACAGTGCATCAGCTATGTTATTAGATGAAAAGACAGGAAACCTGGAAATTATTGCAGCTTTAGGTAAGGCACACGATCCTCAACTAATTCTGCGTCCTGGTGTTGGTATAGCTGGCAGTGTATTTCAGACAGGAAGGGCAGAAATACTCAATGATGTGGAGTCCGATCCTAGATTTGTTCTATCTGCTAATCCGATCAGATCTCTGATTTGTGCTCCACTCAAGACACAGAATGTTGTTATGGGTGTACTCAATATCAGTAGTGGGGAGCCAATCAACTATACAGCGCAAGATTTAAAACTTGCGATCGCTCTTGCATCCCAAGGCGCATCTGCTATTGAAAATGCTCTCCTTCATGCCGACAAACTGCGACAAGAGCGAATTAAAAGTAATTTAGAGCGCTATCTTTCTACACAACTGGTTGAAGCTATTTTAGAGGCTAAAGAAGATATTTCCTTGGCTCCGGCTAAAAGGGATATAACCCTGCTTTTTTCGGATATTAGAGACTTTACCACTAAATGCGAAGAACTCGCACCAGAAGCCATTGTAGAATACTTAAATGAGTATTTTACTCACATGGTAGAGGTAATCTTTAGTCGTGGGGGTACTGTCAATAAGTTTGTTGGCGACATGATTGTTGCGATGTTTGGTGCACCCTCAAGGCTAGTTGATAGTGAAAAACGGGCGATCGAAACGGCTATTGAAATGCAAAAACGGATAAAAACAATTTCAGTGCCTTGGATTAGAAAGAATTTTATTACAGGAATTGGCATCGGTGGGGGAGAGGTCGTTGTTGGTAACGTTGGCTCTCCACAGCACATGGACTATACGGCAATAGGCGATAAAGTTAATATAGCGTCCCGACTGCAATCGATTGCTAAAGGCGAACAAATTCTAGTCAGCCGTAAGATTTATGAGGCGACACAAAACCTTTTTGAATTTAAGGAGGTTGGTCTCGTACAGGTTAAAGGCAAGAAAAAACCTATAGAAGTTTTTGAAGTAATCTATTAA
- a CDS encoding response regulator produces the protein MNKKILIVDDEPHIRLLLEQTLEDLEDGGVELLTAENGEQALEAIETERPDIVFLDVMMPKMNGFDVCHAVKNELQIDGIYIIMLTAKGQEFDKQRGHQVGVDMYMTKPFDPDEVLEKSVEVLGL, from the coding sequence ATGAATAAAAAAATATTAATAGTCGATGATGAACCTCACATTAGACTGTTACTGGAACAAACTCTAGAGGACTTGGAAGACGGGGGGGTAGAATTACTGACGGCAGAGAATGGGGAACAGGCTCTTGAGGCGATCGAGACAGAGCGACCTGACATTGTCTTTCTGGATGTAATGATGCCTAAAATGAACGGCTTTGATGTGTGCCACGCCGTTAAGAATGAACTCCAAATTGACGGAATTTACATTATCATGCTGACCGCAAAGGGTCAGGAGTTTGATAAACAAAGAGGGCATCAAGTTGGTGTTGATATGTACATGACAAAGCCTTTCGATCCCGATGAGGTGCTAGAAAAATCGGTGGAGGTTCTTGGCCTTTGA